One genomic segment of Arthrobacter sp. JZ12 includes these proteins:
- a CDS encoding dicarboxylate/amino acid:cation symporter: protein MTSETAPASRRLPRWATSFGPQIIAALLVGLALGLVAKYTGHTEETPNALGTTLATIGSSYVSLLRAAVVPLIFTAVVSSITNLRAVHNAARLAGQTLLWFAITALISVVIGIGLGAVFQPGANTDAAAPGEYTGGTGDWWAFLTGLVPANFLGLQASSSVDDAGAVTTGLSFNVLQVLVVAVAVGIAALKVGKPAEAFIAFNASALAVIQKVLWWIIRIAPLGTVGLIGKAVAVYGWDTIGSLGKFTLAIYVGLALVLFAVYPVLIRANGLSVKQYFSGAWPAIQLAFVSRSSVGTLPLTQRVTERNLGVPRSYASFAVPLGATTKMDGCAAIYPAIAAIFVAQFFGIQLDFGQYLLIALVSVLGSAATAGTTGAVVMLTLTLSTLGLPLAGVGLLLAVDPILDMGRTAVNVAGQALVPTIVAKREGILDAKLYNAKRTGDPFTDDVDADTAAAAKETEELAATKV, encoded by the coding sequence GTGACTTCAGAAACCGCACCGGCGTCCCGCAGGCTGCCCCGCTGGGCAACTTCCTTTGGACCGCAAATCATCGCTGCCCTCCTGGTAGGGCTTGCCCTCGGCCTCGTGGCCAAGTACACCGGCCACACCGAGGAGACCCCGAACGCACTCGGGACCACCCTCGCAACCATCGGCTCCAGCTACGTGTCGCTGCTCCGCGCCGCCGTCGTACCGCTGATCTTCACCGCCGTGGTCAGCTCGATCACCAACCTACGGGCCGTGCACAACGCCGCCCGCCTCGCCGGCCAGACCCTGCTCTGGTTCGCGATCACCGCCCTTATCTCCGTTGTCATCGGAATCGGCCTCGGTGCGGTCTTCCAGCCGGGCGCCAACACTGACGCCGCCGCCCCCGGTGAGTACACCGGCGGAACCGGCGACTGGTGGGCCTTCCTGACCGGACTTGTTCCCGCCAACTTCCTCGGCCTTCAGGCGTCCTCGAGCGTGGACGACGCCGGTGCAGTCACCACCGGCCTCAGCTTCAACGTGCTGCAGGTGCTGGTTGTCGCCGTCGCCGTCGGCATCGCCGCACTCAAGGTGGGCAAGCCCGCCGAAGCCTTCATCGCGTTCAATGCTTCCGCCCTTGCCGTTATCCAGAAGGTCCTCTGGTGGATCATCCGGATCGCGCCGTTGGGCACCGTTGGCCTGATCGGCAAGGCAGTCGCGGTCTACGGCTGGGACACCATTGGCTCGCTCGGCAAGTTCACCCTGGCAATCTATGTAGGGCTGGCCCTGGTTCTGTTCGCGGTGTATCCGGTCCTGATCCGCGCCAACGGGCTCTCCGTCAAGCAGTACTTCTCAGGTGCGTGGCCGGCCATCCAGCTGGCATTCGTGTCCCGCTCCTCGGTGGGCACCCTGCCGCTGACCCAGCGTGTCACCGAACGGAACCTCGGCGTCCCCCGCAGCTACGCGTCATTCGCGGTGCCGCTGGGCGCCACCACTAAGATGGACGGCTGCGCCGCCATCTACCCGGCGATTGCCGCGATCTTTGTCGCCCAGTTCTTCGGCATCCAGCTGGACTTCGGCCAGTACCTGCTGATTGCCCTCGTATCGGTTCTCGGCTCGGCTGCTACTGCCGGCACCACCGGTGCGGTTGTCATGCTCACGCTGACCCTCTCCACGCTGGGACTGCCGCTGGCCGGCGTCGGACTGCTCCTGGCCGTCGACCCGATCCTGGACATGGGCCGCACTGCGGTCAACGTTGCCGGACAGGCCCTGGTGCCGACGATTGTTGCCAAGCGCGAGGGCATCCTGGACGCCAAGCTCTACAACGCGAAGCGCACCGGCGATCCGTTCACGGACGATGTCGACGCCGATACGGCAGCTGCCGCGAAGGAGACCGAGGAGCTCGCCGCTACCAAGGTGTAG